Proteins from one Podospora pseudoanserina strain CBS 124.78 chromosome 1, whole genome shotgun sequence genomic window:
- a CDS encoding hypothetical protein (COG:E; EggNog:ENOG503NY70), which translates to MAFQQFPTWPETAADSEDPYRYQVGFGNHHSTEAIPGALPPHGTNLPQKSRYGLYAELLNGTSFMSTKSTAANVWMYRGKPAAARHPPSQVEEILHLESCFLPTNSNVAFTPLPYTWGPLKSNESSNSATNRRVTFVQGLRTMGGHGDATLKEGLAVHQYEFNMNMEREAFVNHDGELLVVPQQGTLNVKTELGSLLVKPGSIVVLPAGIRFSVEIFRPAGDQWSEIKASGYALEVFGTRYALPDLGVLGANGLAHDRDFEYPVARFDLDPDEDTSSFCVTVKLAGRLFSYTQPHTPFDVVAWHGKYAPYRYDLSRFCHLTANTDQLDPTSYCVLTAPSKWPAASLVDFCVFGDKWAVSRNTLRIPYYHRNIATELCGVIHGQYKGSVRPLEAGGLSFEQSYMPHGETYEAYTQASEAANDPTKLEGSLFFMLNVSSHLALTRWAMEQHPDIRLERPGIWASVQNHFVHHLKHADASWSDATDQHIPTPPKSPNGRV; encoded by the exons ATGGCCTTCCAACAATTTCCAACATGGCCAGAAACCGCGGCGGATTCCGAGGACCCCTACAGATATCAGGTTGGATTTGGAAACCACCATTCCACAGAAGCAATACCGGGTGCCCTTCCTCCACACGGtaccaacctcccccagaAAAGCAGATATGGACTCTACGCTGAGCTTCTGAACGGCACCTCTTTCATGTCAACAAAAAGCACAGCTGCCAACGT ATGGATGTACCGTGGaaagccagcagcagcccgtCACCCGCCATCACAGGTGGAAGAGATTCTCCAT CTGGAGTCATGCTTTCTACCCACGAACTCGAATGTCGCCTTCACGCCGCTTCCATATACGTGGGGTCCTCTAAAAAGCAATGAATCGTCGAACTCGGCCACGAACCGCAGGGTCACCTTTGTTCAAGGCTTGAGAACTATGGGGGGCCATGGTGACGCCACGCTCAAAGAGGGTCTGGCAGTTCATCAGTACGAGTTCAACATGAATATGGAGCGTGAGGCCTTTGTTAACCACGACGGCGAGCTTCTGGTGGTACCACAACAAGGGACACTGAATGTCAAGACCGAGCTGGGCAGCCTCTTGGTCAAGCCCGGCTCCATTGTGGTCCTGCCTGCAGGAATTCGATTTTCGGTCGAAATCTTCCGTCCAGCCGGGGATCAGTGGTCAGAAATCAAAGCCTCCGGCTACGCGTTGGAGGTTTTTGGGACTCGATACGCATTGCCCGATCTGGGTGTGTTGGGCGCAAACGGCCTGGCGCATGATCGAGACTTTGAATATCCAGTCGCACGGTTTGACCTCGACCCGGACGAGGACACCAGTTCATTTTGTGTCACCGTCAAGTTGGCCGGAAGACTGTTCTCTTACACACAGCCACACACGCCGTTTGACGTGGTGGCATGGCATGGGAAATATGCGCCATATCGGTACGACTTGTCACGATTTTGTCATTTGACGGCGAACACCGATCAACTAGATCCAACCTCGTATTGTGTCCTGACTGCTCCAAGCAAGTGGCCGGCTGCAAGCTTGGTGGACTTTTGCGTCTTTGGGGACAAGTGGGCAGTCTCTAGGAACACGCTCCGAATACCCTACTATCACCGCAACATCGCTACGGAACTATGCGGTGTCATTCATGGCCAGTACAAAGGCAGTGTCAGGCCACTGGAGGCCGGCGGTTTGAGCTTCGAACAGAGCTACATGCCTCATGGGGAGACCTATGAAGCATATACACAAGCTAGTGAGGCCGCCAACGACCCCACGAAGCTGGAAGGGTCTCTGT TTTTCATGCTCAACGTCTCGTCACATCTCGCCTTGACAAGATGGGCTATGGAGCAGCACCCTGACATTCGAC TTGAACGGCCTGGCATTTGGGCTTCCGTGCAGAACCACTTTGTCCATCACCTCAAACACGCAGATGCATCATGGTCGGATGCCACCGACCAGCACATCCCGACTCCGCCCAAGAGCCCGAATGGCCGTGTTTAA
- a CDS encoding hypothetical protein (EggNog:ENOG503NYXC; COG:S), protein MPPRIRSSNCPPQQLLLNYLDAPLPSSLLPVHRPAAVASSSTPSPCRPQQQSAAAPQRCFSTSQPREMTKPQREFRQFLKHAGKQFEKHVGNGPMYLSSVKSMGAADVPFPSNKMFRSEPVLSSRARQIIWEAVMLKGMPLKAVSAQYQVDVRRVAAVVRLMEIEKRMEKENAPMAIPYALAVEKMLPLSNLTGDEQPFEPINDVHVHSFTMQQLFVPVSESREFTRKDAAKAFGDHILPPDHKMRIPELVKMERDILNDVPQAQAEKDFLARTRESERQFAEKEKYVAAKRDARKSKVDTERFEFRIEKINSEAVGKKGRARGAVGWRYGVPFNDRQRGLYKIPTSVG, encoded by the exons ATGCCGCCTCGGATACGAAGCAGCAACTGTCCTCCCCAGCAGTTGCTGCTCAACTACCTCgacgcccccctcccatcctccctcctccccgtccacAGGCCAGCGGCGGTCGCTTCGtcgtcaaccccctcaccatgTCGTCCCCAACAACAGTCGGCGGCGGCCCCACAACGATGCTTTTCCACATCGCAGCCCCGTGAGATGACCAAGCCCCAACGCGAGTTCAGGCAATTCCTCAAACACGCGGGCAAGCAGTTCGAGAAGCACGTGGGCAATGGGCCCATGTATCTGAGCTCGGTCAAGTCGATGGGCGCCGCCGATGTTCCGTTTCCGAGCAACAAGATGTTCAGAAGTGAGCCGGTGCTGTCGAGCAGGGCGAGACAGATTATCTGGGAGGCGGTGATGCTCAAGGGGATGCCGCTCAAGGCTGTGTCGGCGCAGTACCAGGTTGACGTGAGGAGAGTGGCGGCCGTGGTCAGGCTGATGGAGATTgagaagaggatggagaaagAG AACGCCCCCATGGCCATCCCCTACGCCCTCGCCGTAGAAAAAAtgctccccctctccaacctcaccggcGATGAACAACCATTCGAGCCCATCAACGACGTCCACGTCCACTCCTTCACCATGCAGCAGCTCTTCGTCCCCGTCTCCGAGTCCCGCGAGTTCACCCGCAAGGACGCCGCCAAGGCCTTCGGCGACCACATCCTGCCCCCCGACCACAAGATGCGCATCCCCGAGCTcgtcaagatggagagggacATCCTCAACGACGTGCCACAGGCCCAGGCCGAGAAGGACTTTTTGGCCAGGACCCGCGAGAGCGAGAGACAGTTTGccgaaaaggaaaaataCGTGGCGGCCAAGAGGGACGCCAGGAAGAGCAAGGTCGACACCGAGAGGTTCGAGTTCCGGATTGAAAAAATCAACTCGGAGGCTGTTGGCAAGAAGGGCCGGGCGAGGGGAGCCGTTGGTTGGAGGTATGGTGTCCCGTTCAATGATCGGCAGAGGGGTCTGTACAAGATTCCTACTAGCGTTGGTTAA
- the MgSsk1 gene encoding Two-component response regulator SSK1p (COG:T; EggNog:ENOG503NZR8; BUSCO:EOG09260FFP): MQHEHEQHQIPYYLTLAKCFPRVSPARLSIVPNTTNKKPRQGRTTPLLHRHLHQRHRTTRRSTTVSRARFLGSMGDLRAKLRAKFPRRHSGVPSLVSDQSTKSNKSNSSNKSESRPESECTAKGFEQPPASPAAAAADHGHEDSSHGGSGLQTGVSVPAAGIEETQARDKQVLRHGEPGKQETEEDTKTSTDVSDARAVVDTTVAAASPAASPASSPLQAARTRRAAGSGFTGGNTAKNSTNDSSPRTIQAMPILLTPAATLDSLADTDHTHDVSDSDRRISTASRLSALSSINESTADDESRPTSAYYTTSKPTTSDPIDPATATSQQTSELANSASQAQRQPAVRSAPSQGRQSSLPSRQNTLIRTLLSTTHADDLDLAAASEQLLPFGATMVTRKIWVRRPGGSATMVTIKEDDLVDDVRDMILRKYANSLGRQFDAPDLALRIIPREPQRQERNLGPEEHMARTLDAYFPGGQSVDEALVIDVPIPPRRTPRASPRTGPPHAQHLTSAFFDDNRPAESGTDYFGPGAVGQVPVTAAAPVTNGTIHAHSMSVVNTGQVPPIPSPGGTWSRTYKERPDRPRLGRQHTSSPTILNVIGAGGHAAAIAAAAPHGTLPHAKIPRTRTHSNASSDQSGGGTLPLTTATAPVPPPLPTPPAPAATTPVPLAPAPAPASAPAPASAPAPAPTPASTSAPAPAATPPPRAASPRISAVARPKKKKATDTPSLPAGILLNDGVPPINVLIVEDNIINLRLLEAFVKRLKVRWQTAMDGREAVTKWRKGGFHLVLMDIQLPIMSGLEATREIRRLERVNSIGAFSSMPTGTVSRKNAGNRNDEKTKAEEATTASEKEPETNGTTKPNEKAEGNAEEDILPNRAMFKSPVIIVALTASSLQSDRHEALAAGCNDFLTKPVSYVWLQNKLKEWGCMISLIDFDGWRKWKNSAANSENEAAKRWAKKKEKSEEKAVTKG; this comes from the exons ATGCAGCACGAGCATGAGCAGCATCAAATACCATATTACCTTACCCTTGCCAAATGTTTCCCCCGTGTCTCCCCTGCCAGACTGAGCATCGTGCCAAACACCACAAACAAAAAGCCCCGACAAGGCAGAACCACACCGCTGCTGcaccggcacctccaccagagGCATAGGACAACTCGGCGCAGCACGACAGTGTCTCGGGCACGGTTTCTGGGCTCTATGGGGGACCTCAGGGCCAAACTACGCGCCAAGTTCCCACGACGACACTCGGGCGTCCCATCGCTCGTCTCGGACCAGAGCACCAAAAGCAACAagagcaacagcagcaacaagagcGAGAGCCGCCCCGAGTCGGAATGCACGGCCAAGGGCTTTGAACAGCCTCCCGCTTCCCCCGCCGCGGCGGCTGCTGACCACGGCCACGAGGACAGCAGCCACGGGGGAAGCGGGCTACAAACCGGCGTGTCCGTGCCAGCAGCCGGCATCGAGGAAACACAAGCGAGAGACAAGCAGGTCCTGAGACACGGCGAACCaggaaaacaagaaacagaAGAAGACACAAAAACATCCACCGACGTCAGCGATGCTCGTGCTGTTGTTGATACTACGgtcgctgctgcttctccagCGGCTTCTCCAGCGAGCTCTCCACTGCAAGCCGCCAGGACAAGAAGAGCCGCGGGCAGTGGGTTCACAGGCGGGAACACGGCTAAGAATTCCACTAACGATTCCTCCCCACGGACCATCCAAGCGATGCCTATCCTGCTGACCCCTGCCGCCACCCTGGATTCTCTTGCCGACACCGACCACACTCACGACGTCAGCGACAGCGACCGACGCATTTCGACCGCCAGTCGACTCTCAGCCCTTTCCAGCATCAACGAGAGCaccgccgacgacgagagCAGGCCTACCTCGGCGTActacaccacctccaaacccaccacctccgacCCGATTGACCCGGCGACAGCCACATCACAACAAACAAGCGAGTTGGCGAATTCGGCTTCGCAAGCGCAGCGACAACCCGCTGTCAGGTCAGCGCCCTCGCAGGGACGACAAAGCTCGCTGCCAAGCCGCCAGAACACACTCATACGCACGCTTCTAAGCACAACTCATGCCGAtgacctcgacctcgccgCCGCTAGCGAACAATTGTTGCCATTCGGTGCAACCATGGTGACGCGCAAGATTTGGGTGAGGCGGCCGGGAGGGTCAGCCACCATGGTGACGATCAAAGAGGACGACTTGGTGGACGACGTGCGAGACATGATCTTGAGAAAGTATGCCAACTCACTAGGTCGCCAGTTCGATGCTCCCGATTTGGCTCTGAGGATCATCCCGCGGGAACCCCAACGGCAGGAACGCAATTTGGGACCTGAAGAACACATGGCACGCACTCTGGATGCGTACTTTCCTGGTGGGCAGTCAGTTGACGAGGCCCTCGTCATTGACGTCCCGATCCCCCCACGTCGGACGCCGAGAGCCTCCCCTCGTACAGGACCCCCACACGCACAGCATTTGACATCCGCCTTCTTTGACGACAACCGACCGGCAGAATCCGGCACAGACTACTTCGGCCCCGGAGCTGTTGGGCAGGTTCCAGTTACCGCAGCCGCTCCAGTCACGAACGGGACCATACACGCGCATTCCATGTCGGTGGTCAATACGGGACAGGTGCCTCCCATTCCCTCTCCCGGAGGCACTTGGTCTAGGACGTACAAAGAGAGGCCAGACCGGCCACGACTAGGGAGACAGCACACTTCGTCGCCAACAATTCTCAATGTTatcggcgccggcggccACGCTGCCGCCATCGCTGCTGCCGCACCCCACGGTACGCTACCACATGCCAAAATTCCACGTACTAGGACTCATTCCAATGCTTCTTCAGACCAATCGGGTGGCggaaccctccctctcaccaccGCAACGGCACCAGTTCCTCCACCGCTGCCCACGCCACCTGCCCCCGCAGCGACAACTCCAGTCCCTctagcaccagcaccagcaccagcatcagcaccagcaccagcatcagcaccagcaccagcaccaacaccagcatcaacatcagcaccagcaccagcagccacaccaccacccagggCAGCGTCTCCCAGAATTTCGGCCGTCGCCCGgccgaaaaagaagaaggctacCGACACGCCTTCTCTGCCGGCTGGAATCCTGCTCAATGACGGGGTGCCACCCATCAACGTTCTGATTGTCGAAGACAACATTATCAATCTTCGGCTGCTCGAAGCGTTTGTGAAGCGGCTCAAGGTGCGGTGGCAGACCGCTATGGACGGTCGTGAGGCCGTGACCAAGTGGAGAAAAGGTGGCTTTCATCTTGTGCTCATGGATATTCAGCTCCCCATCATGAGCGGCCTGGAGGCCACGAGGGAGATTCGGCGTTTGGAGAGGGTCAACTCGATCGGTGCTTTCTCATCCATGCCCACCGGGACCGTCAGTAGAAAGAACGCCGGCAATAGAAACGATGAGAAAACCAAAGCCGAGGAGGCCACGACAGCCTCGGAGAAGGAGCCCGAAACGAACGGAACGACGAAGCCCAATGAAAAGGCAGAGGGAAATGCAGAGGAGGATATCCTTCCTAATAGGGCCATGTTCAAGAGTCCGGTGATTATCGTGGCTTTGACGGCCAGTTCGTTGCAGAGTGATCGGCACGAAGCTTTGGCGGCTGGTTGCAACGATTTCCTAACAAAG CCCGTCAGCTATGTGTGGCTTCAAAACAAGCTGAAGGAGTGGGGGTGTATGATCAGTCTGATCGACTTTGACGGCTGGAGAAAGTGGAAGAATTCAGCGGCCAACTCGGAGAATGAGGCAGCCAAGAGGTGGGctaaaaagaaggaaaagtcggaggagaaggcggttACGAAGGGTTAG
- a CDS encoding hypothetical protein (COG:T; EggNog:ENOG503NZUK), with amino-acid sequence MATNLTLPTPPFIHAPGIENLRDAGGYPVESQNGKAVRRGILFRAADPTHLDEEGVAILQRLGITHIFDLRSLVELAKGREQPREWEGARRVPTPVFLDKDYSPEALALRLRNYSVGTEGFVRAYASILSGAISPDNAYRPFQTILEHLASDPNPPTPILIHCSAGKDRTGVIVALVLALCGVSDNVIAHEYSLTELGLARLKEPIVERLTAPGAPHEGNRAAAEVQIGARKEYMLATLRYIRQKYGSVEEYLLQHMGLSQETLDKIKKNLVVDLAEGEETVPWEGNDELVSAQIARL; translated from the exons ATGGCCACCAATCTGACCTTACCCACCCCACCATTCATCCACGCCCCTGGGATTGAGAATCTTCGAGACGCCGGCGGTTACCCAGTCGAGAGCCAGAACGGCAAGGCTGTCCGCAGGGGAATCCTCTTCAGGGCCGCTGACCCAACGCACCTCGACGAAGAAGGGGTGGCTATCCTCCAACGCTTGGGAATCACACATATTTTCGACCTCCGTTCTCTGGTTGAGCTGGccaaggggagggagcagcCTAGGGAATGGGAGGGCGCCCGCAGGGTACCCACGCCTGTGTTCCTTGACAAGGACTACAGCCCTGAGGCTCTTGCGCTTCGGCTCCGAAACTACAGTGTCGGTACAGAG GGTTTTGTGAGGGCTTATGCCTCAATTTTGTCTGGGGCCATCAGCCCAGACAACGCTTACCGGCCCTTCCAGACTATTCTTGAACACCTTGCCTCAgacccaaaccctccaacaCCGATACTGATCCACTGCAGCGCCGGGAAAGACA GAACCGGCGTAATCGTCGCCCTCGTCCTTGCTCTCTGCGGCGTCTCCGACAACGTGATCGCCCACGAGTACTCCCTCACCGAATTGGGACTCGCCCGCCTCAAGGAGCCCATAGTGGAAAGACTCACCGCACCGGGGGCGCCCCACGAGGGCAACAGAGCCGCGGCCGAGGTTCAGATTGGAGCGCGGAAAGAGTACATGCTGGCCACCCTAAGGTATATCAGACAGAAGTATGGAAGCGTGGAAGAGTACTTGCTCCAACATATGGGGCTGAGCCAGGAGACCCTggacaagatcaagaagaactTGGTCGTCGACCtggcggagggagaggaaacGGTGCCGTGGGAAGGGAATGATGAGTTGGTTTCTGCCCAGATTGCTCGTCTTTGA
- a CDS encoding hypothetical protein (EggNog:ENOG503P45X), whose protein sequence is MAIPDNLRFALICPPRRLEADKTKETALIFDKFVFYFADYDRRQGMWLAVDRPARPDIKPWNQDWNPATYEAMWKELVDKWLVNWTDELPPTPAQDILLVDWQESVPYVNNLVDEHTVGQYRRLIKRELGIRHYCLYPTLRATSFLDEQAKRYKTSELLELERKGPNLDLVSFRDKNKPESERAFFKYAALPRDDFNNMLEHFVLHKLFSSPSTRQLFDLYKHPVMDDTGKVVVGFLTEYCSGKSLKDNVSGIFKLAHLQQLIRAVSFLNQNLHVWHNRISYENIIIDPQKDKPKITELGSITPYNSKLPADVLLKDVYALVRAIHAHVVRTPEEIEQFDPKMMKSGDRWDVDPRVRLGDDFGASHPAEVCFNFLTQQRKGLPDIWRPSPLREAEMPNITRESAPRPGEPPKPNDLASYWLRDPEDKAFQHDPLPKWVRTPHTKLVELQLANGERPAEELLKEIEPPLIPLANTVEMIEFVGRVQHSVNLGTPVSERVIKKVEEIANTPGIRVPPLNLPSRKRPRRESDVGNEEKRISSWREKQALNQLMKELREATDLAQKAGEEAEEAAKEAKEATDQLTGLKTMIEAARKVTATSLHVTGPLPRPQPGVAWQI, encoded by the exons ATGGCAATACCTGACAACCTCCGGTTTGCTCTCATCTGCCCGCCCCGCAGACTCGAGGCagacaagacaaaagaaaCGGCCCTCATCTTCGACAAATTTGTCTTCTACTTTGCTGACTATGACCGACGTCAAGGGATGTGGCTGGCGGTGGATCGCCCGGCCCGGCCTGACATCAAACCCTGGAACCAGGACTGGAATCCGGCTACTTACGAAGCGATGTGGAAGGAACTTGTCGACAAGTGGCTCGTGAACTGGACTGACGAACTCCCACCCACACCCGCACAAGACATTCTCTTGGTCGACTGGCAAGAGTCGGTACCGTATGTCAATAACCTCGTTGACGAGCACACGGTGGGTCAATATAGGCGGTTGATAAAACGCGAGCTGGGGATCCGGCATTACTGCCTCTACCCAACACTGAGAGCGACGAGTTTCTTGGATGAACAGGCAAAGAGATACAAGACTTCGGAGCTGCTTGAACTCGAGAGGAAGGGCCCCAATCTCGACCTGGTCTCTTTCCGGGACAAGAACAAGCCAGAAAGCGAGAGGGCCTTTTTCAAATATGCTGCACTGCCTCGCGATGACTTCAACAACATGCTCGAGCATTTTGTGCTCCACAAGTTGTTcagctccccatcaacccgcCAACTCTTTGATCTTTACAAGCACCCCGTGATGGATGACACGGGTAAGGTTGTTGTCGGGTTCCTCACCGAATACTGCTCAGGAAAATCGTTAAAGGATAACGTCAGCGGCATCTTCAAGCTCGCCCACCTCCAGCAGCTCATCCGTGCGGTTAGCTTTTTAAATCAAAATCTCCATGTTTGGCACAACCGGATCAGTTACGAAAACATCATAATCGATCCACAGAAGGATAAGCCCAAGATCACAGAGCTTGGGAGCATAACGCCCTACAACAGCAAGCTTCCCGCGGATGTCCTCCTCAAGGACGTGTATGCTCTCGTCCGCGCAATTCATGCACATGTCGTCCGAACGCCAGAAGAGATTGAGCAGTTTGACCCCAAAATGATGAAGTCAGGGGACAGATGGGATGTTGACCCCAGGGTCAGGCTCGGTGACGATTTCGGGGCTTCGCACCCTGCTGAGGTGTGTTTTAATTT CCTCACACAACAGAGGAAAGGTTTACCTGATATCTGGCGGCCATCCCCACTGCGCGAAGCAGAGATGCCTAACATCACGAGGGAGTCCGCTCCCCGACCCGGAGAACCACCAAAGCCCAACGACCTAGCTAGCTACTGGCTCCGCGACCCGGAAGATAAGGCTTTCCAACATGACCCCCTTCCCAAGTGGGTCCGCACACCGCACACGAAACTTGTTGAACTGCAGCTCGCCAACGGGGAGAGACCGGCCGAAGAGCTGCTCAAAGAGATTGAACCACCCCTCATACCACTAGCCAACACTGTAGAAATGATTGAGTTTGTCGGAAGGGTTCAACATAGTGTCAACCTCGGCACGCCCGTCAGCGAACGCGTTATTAAGAAAGTGGAGGAGATAGCGAACACGCCCGGGATTCGGGTACCGCCGTTGAACCTCCCCAGCCGGAAGAGACCCCGTAGGGAAAGTGACGTTGGTAACGAAGAAAAACGGATCTCTTCTTGGCGGGAGAAACAAGCGCTGAATCAGCTCATgaaggagctgagggaggcTACAGATCTGGCACAGAAGGCCGGAgaggaagcggaggaggctgcgaaggaggcaaaggaggcGACCGACCAACTTACAGGGCTCAAAACGATGATTGAAGCTGCTAGGAAGGTTACGGCGACATCCTTGCATGTGACTGGGCCGTTGCCGAGGCCACAACCGGGTGTTGCGTGGCAGATATAG
- a CDS encoding hypothetical protein (EggNog:ENOG503PEQ9; COG:D), whose product MSDSPAAPPPPAPAPPPPFRATVEESLSVPSFGNGSGSGSGSGGDNASITSSTRRRWDDPPDEEPGQMPSETMTSMVFVKIMTAHHANNFVGSKTAAVQGEVSDLAFGPGDKHVAAVVPKQSNIKSFDPDESSALAVWAVREDGAGRTHTNLFGLKVHKGFCFRPGRAAAGELVVVCPLYVKVKGLDGFDARQPLVEVYDVGKRIRWSRNEVPVRAPVVMSEDGGLVAGVSSKDSSRVVVCGLEKLRLLKVRTMIIKHTEEVTGMGFLPESGGLVTAGRDGYVRVTDLHSGKTLKRIEIGARAACDILQVSGDGKVVVTVWGRDVVLWYLETGRVHNYNLNVVRQTEGWPLAVSKDCQYLACRTEDGFDVSDAASGAFRGDFATRGSVITAAAFSNDCTKIAVGDFDGYVNVFDMITA is encoded by the coding sequence ATGTCAGACTCACCCGccgccccaccaccaccagcaccagcaccaccgccgccattcCGGGCCACAGTGGAGGAGTCCCTCAGCGTCCCCTCCTTTGGcaacggcagcggcagcggcagcggcagcggaggCGACAACGCCAGCATCACAAGCAGCACGCGCCGACGATGGGACGATCCCCCCGATGAGGAGCCGGGCCAGATGCCCTCTGAAACCATGACCAGCATGGTCTTTGTCAAGATCATGACGGCGCACCACGCCAATAACTTTGTGGGAAGCAAGACGGCGGCCGTGCAAGGCGAGGTGTCGGACTTGGCTTTCGGTCCGGGCGACAAGCacgttgctgctgtggtgcCGAAGCAGAGCAACATCAAGAGCTTCGACCCTGACGAGTCGAGTGCCTTGGCGGTGTGGGCGGTCAGAGAGGACGGCGCGGGGAGGACGCACACGAATTTGTTTGGGCTCAAGGTTCACAAGGGGTTCTGTTTCCGGCCtgggagggcggcggcgggggagctggtggtggtctgtcCTTTGTATGTCAAGGTtaaggggttggatgggtttgATGCCCGGCAGCCGTTGGTGGAGGTGTATGATGTGGGGAAGAGGATTAGGTGGAGCAGGAATGAGGTGCCGGTGAgggcgccggtggtgatgagtgaggatggggggttggtggctggggtGTCGAGTAAGGACTCGAgccgggtggtggtttgtgggTTGGAGAAActgaggttgttgaaggtgaggaCGATGATTATCAAGCACACAGAGGAGGtgacggggatggggttcTTGCCCGAaagtggggggttggtgacggcggggagggacGGGTATGTGAGGGTTACGGATCTACATAGCGGGAAGACGCTGAAGAGGATTGAGATtggggcgagggcggcgtgTGATATTTTGCAAGTgtctggggatgggaaggtggtggtgacggtttGGGGGAGAGATGTGGTGCTGTGGTATCTGGAAACAGGGAGGGTGCATAATTACAATTTGAATGTGGTCAGGCAAACAGAGGGGTGGCCTTTGGCCGTGTCGAAGGACTGCCAGTACCTGGCGTGCCGGACAGAAGACGGATTCGACGTGAGCGATGCGGCCAGTGGCGCCTTCAGGGGAGACTTTGCGACTCGAGGATCCGTCATCACCGCGGCTGCTTTTTCAAACGACTGCACAAAGATTGCAGTGGGAGATTTCGACGGGTATGTGAATGTTTTTGACATGATTACGGCTTGA